The Thermodesulfobacteriota bacterium genomic sequence ACGAGCGATATAAAGGGAGTAAATACCCCCGTCGAGTCAGACGGGATGGAATAGTTTTTACGAACGCTCAGAATACGGGCGTCTCGCTCCTCTCGCTCCTTATAACCAGGTAATTCGAGAACAGGATAAGAACCCCCCCTATCAGGAGATATAAACCTATCTTCTGCGAGAAGAACACCCATGCGAGGACCGTAGCGCTCACGGGCTCGAGCAGGAGTATTATCCCCGCGACCGAAGCCGAGAGCCTCTCGAGCGACCTGTAGAAGAGGAGGTGAGGCAGCGCGCCGCCCAGGACGGCGAATGCGGCGAGATATCCCCAGTCCAGAGTGGAAAGGTCGAGCGTAAGCCTGAGGAGCCCTTTATCGGCAATGAGAAAATTCATTACGGGAAGGAGCAGTAGGAGCCAGACCGAGGCGAAACCGGACCAACCGAAAGTGGTCGTGATGTAGTGCTGATCGAGTATCGCGCTCCTCTTGCCCAGAATGACCCATAGCGAGAGCAGAACGCCGGCTGCGAGCGCGGCAGCTACGCCGAATAAAGAACCCGCCTGACCCGCCTCCCACGACTGGAGCAGGACGGCCGTCCCCGCAAGGCCGATGAGCACGGACGCGAGCTTGACGCGCGTCAGCCTCTCGCCGAGAACCGCCCTCCCTATGAATATCGTCCACACGGGCTGCGTGTAAAGGAGCAGCACGGCCAGCGCGACCGGCACTCCGAGGGCGATACCCGTGAACAGGGACAGCTCGAGGAGCCCGCCGATAAGCCCGTAGAGCGCATAGAACGGAATTTTATCCCACTTCAGCATGTACCGGCCGGGCCTCATCAGCACGGCGGGAAGAAGAAAGACGAATACAAGCAATGATCTGTAGAAAGAAACGTCGTACAGCGAGAGCCCGCGGTCGAGAAGAAACTGCCCGCCCGGCGCTATAACTCCGTATAAGATGCCCGCGATAATTATGTACCAGTATTCCCTGTGCATAAGATTGATTTGAAAAGACGGGAGGGACGGCCTCTCCCGGTTATCGATTACAGCCGGAGCGCCCTTTATTTCAAATCTTTGAGCCTCGGCATGACCTCTTCGACGAGGAGCTTCATGGACCTCACCCATTTATCCTTTGGCTTCCATTCGTGCCCCATGACGAGGAGGACGCCGAA encodes the following:
- a CDS encoding DMT family transporter, which encodes MHREYWYIIIAGILYGVIAPGGQFLLDRGLSLYDVSFYRSLLVFVFLLPAVLMRPGRYMLKWDKIPFYALYGLIGGLLELSLFTGIALGVPVALAVLLLYTQPVWTIFIGRAVLGERLTRVKLASVLIGLAGTAVLLQSWEAGQAGSLFGVAAALAAGVLLSLWVILGKRSAILDQHYITTTFGWSGFASVWLLLLLPVMNFLIADKGLLRLTLDLSTLDWGYLAAFAVLGGALPHLLFYRSLERLSASVAGIILLLEPVSATVLAWVFFSQKIGLYLLIGGVLILFSNYLVIRSERSETPVF